One genomic region from Chthonomonas calidirosea T49 encodes:
- the pdhA gene encoding pyruvate dehydrogenase (acetyl-transferring) E1 component subunit alpha, with amino-acid sequence MAKTVAERSTGGELTRDELIDLYRLMLRIRRMEESVYQKFHEGKIGGYLHRYDGQEALVAGVIPQLRLPGDYVLCTYRDHAHALACGTEMRAIMAELLGRATGCAGGKGGSMHLINPDRGFLGGDGIVGGPVPISLGVGYALKYRGGDNICVCYFGDGAMNQGGVHEALNMVGLYKLPILYVLENNQYAMGTSVQRSTGQPDFVLKAKAHGIEGERVDGMNVLTMHEAARRAIERIRKTGEAYFLQADCYRFVGHGIGDDNTKGWMFYRTEEEVKKWRERDPILQLQKYLQAHGLISPEELDQIEQEARAEVADAIAFAENSPEPPLDSLYDHVYV; translated from the coding sequence ATGGCAAAAACCGTTGCCGAACGCTCCACAGGGGGCGAGCTAACACGCGATGAGCTTATTGACCTCTATCGTCTTATGCTCCGTATCCGACGGATGGAGGAGTCGGTTTATCAGAAGTTCCACGAGGGTAAAATCGGTGGCTATCTCCATCGCTACGATGGTCAAGAGGCTCTTGTTGCCGGTGTCATTCCTCAGCTGCGTCTTCCCGGCGATTATGTGCTCTGCACCTATCGCGATCATGCCCATGCGTTGGCCTGCGGCACTGAGATGCGCGCCATTATGGCGGAACTTTTGGGGCGCGCCACCGGCTGTGCTGGTGGCAAAGGAGGCTCGATGCATCTTATCAATCCGGACCGTGGCTTCCTTGGCGGCGACGGAATCGTTGGAGGGCCGGTGCCGATCTCTTTAGGGGTTGGATACGCATTAAAATATAGGGGTGGCGACAACATCTGCGTCTGCTATTTCGGCGATGGAGCCATGAACCAAGGGGGAGTGCACGAGGCTTTGAACATGGTAGGTCTCTACAAACTCCCCATTCTTTATGTGTTGGAGAACAACCAGTACGCTATGGGAACCTCAGTGCAGCGCTCCACCGGGCAGCCCGACTTTGTGCTGAAGGCGAAGGCGCACGGCATTGAAGGGGAGCGTGTGGATGGCATGAATGTGTTGACCATGCATGAAGCGGCCCGTCGAGCTATAGAGCGCATTCGGAAAACTGGGGAGGCCTACTTTTTGCAGGCAGACTGCTATCGTTTTGTGGGACATGGCATTGGAGACGACAACACGAAGGGCTGGATGTTCTACCGAACCGAGGAAGAGGTTAAAAAGTGGCGTGAGCGCGACCCGATCTTGCAGCTTCAGAAATATCTTCAAGCGCACGGCCTTATCTCTCCAGAAGAGCTCGATCAGATCGAACAAGAGGCTCGTGCCGAAGTTGCCGATGCCATTGCTTTTGCTGAGAACAGCCCCGAACCTCCTCTCGATAGCCTCTACGATCATGTCTATGTGTAG
- the ndk gene encoding nucleoside-diphosphate kinase has product MERTFIMVKPDGVERRLVGEIVRRFEQKGLRLVGMKLLWPDRELAENHYAVHRERPFFQDLVNFITGGPVVAMVWEGPNAVRLTRALIGATNPLDAAPGTIRGDFATEITTNLVHGSDSVETAEKEIALWFRPEELLR; this is encoded by the coding sequence ATGGAACGTACTTTTATTATGGTGAAACCGGACGGTGTCGAGCGTCGGCTTGTGGGTGAGATCGTTCGACGGTTCGAGCAGAAGGGCTTGCGATTGGTGGGAATGAAGCTGCTGTGGCCCGATCGCGAGCTTGCCGAGAATCACTACGCGGTTCATCGTGAAAGACCGTTTTTCCAAGACCTTGTGAATTTCATCACCGGAGGGCCGGTCGTTGCGATGGTATGGGAGGGGCCTAATGCAGTCCGCCTTACTCGCGCCCTTATTGGGGCGACAAATCCGCTCGATGCCGCCCCCGGAACCATACGGGGCGACTTTGCTACAGAGATCACGACAAATCTCGTACACGGTTCCGATTCGGTGGAGACGGCGGAGAAGGAGATAGCGCTCTGGTTTCGACCGGAGGAGCTGTTGCGCTAG